One stretch of Clavibacter michiganensis DNA includes these proteins:
- a CDS encoding DNA-3-methyladenine glycosylase I: MTRDSLVRGEDGLARCAWSAGDAEYRRYHDEEWGRPLHGDRPLFEKLCLEGFQAGLSWITILRKRPRFREVFHGFDVDAVAAMDEDDVERLMGDAGIIRNRAKILAAAGNARAVRALVDEHGEGALDRMIWAHASDPRVRPRPTTADEIPAVTAESTALSRELKAHGLRFVGPTTVYALMQSSGLVDDHVVGCHRAA; encoded by the coding sequence GTGACGCGGGACTCGCTCGTGCGCGGCGAGGACGGCCTGGCGCGCTGCGCCTGGTCCGCCGGCGATGCGGAGTACCGCAGGTACCACGACGAGGAGTGGGGTCGCCCCCTGCACGGCGACCGTCCCCTGTTCGAGAAGCTCTGCCTCGAGGGCTTCCAGGCGGGGCTGTCGTGGATCACCATCCTCCGCAAGCGCCCGCGCTTCCGGGAGGTGTTCCACGGCTTCGACGTCGACGCGGTTGCCGCCATGGACGAGGACGACGTCGAGCGGCTCATGGGCGACGCCGGGATCATCCGGAACCGCGCCAAGATCCTCGCGGCCGCCGGCAACGCGCGCGCCGTCCGGGCACTCGTCGACGAGCACGGGGAGGGAGCGCTCGACCGGATGATCTGGGCGCACGCCTCCGATCCCCGGGTCCGACCCCGCCCGACCACGGCCGACGAGATCCCCGCCGTCACGGCGGAGTCCACCGCCCTCAGCCGGGAGCTGAAGGCGCACGGTCTCCGCTTCGTGGGCCCCACCACCGTCTACGCGCTCATGCAGTCCTCCGGCCTCGTCGACGACCACGTCGTCGGGTGCCACCGGGCCGCCTGA
- a CDS encoding methylated-DNA--[protein]-cysteine S-methyltransferase has translation MTPAPAPAAAPARRPVVPPRDRRPASPVPAADPRRPLPPAAGLLPVGAALLRMPSPIGRLELVGEGDRVVALSIATAGVLPLDHLDDRPSPVLAEAARQLDEYFAGRRTSFDVPVRLTGTPFQVAVWQALARVPHGGVTTYGALAQAAGRPGGARAAGGAVGANRLCILVPCHRVLGSDGRVTGFSAGDGVATKVRLLALEGSVLS, from the coding sequence ATGACCCCCGCTCCCGCTCCCGCCGCCGCCCCCGCGCGCCGGCCGGTCGTCCCTCCTCGCGACCGCCGCCCCGCCTCCCCCGTGCCCGCCGCCGATCCGCGCCGTCCGCTCCCGCCCGCGGCGGGACTCCTGCCCGTGGGGGCCGCGCTCCTGCGCATGCCCTCGCCCATCGGCCGGCTGGAGCTGGTCGGCGAGGGCGACCGGGTCGTGGCGCTGTCCATCGCGACCGCGGGCGTCCTGCCGCTCGACCACCTGGACGACCGGCCGAGCCCCGTCCTCGCGGAGGCGGCGCGGCAGCTCGACGAGTACTTCGCCGGTCGCCGCACGTCGTTCGACGTCCCGGTGCGGCTCACGGGCACGCCGTTCCAGGTCGCGGTCTGGCAGGCGCTCGCCCGCGTCCCCCACGGCGGCGTCACGACGTACGGCGCCCTCGCCCAGGCGGCGGGTCGTCCCGGAGGGGCGCGCGCGGCAGGCGGCGCCGTCGGCGCCAACCGGCTCTGCATCCTCGTCCCGTGCCACCGCGTCCTCGGCTCGGACGGCCGCGTGACCGGCTTCAGCGCGGGCGACGGGGTCGCCACCAAGGTCCGTCTGCTCGCGCTCGAGGGCTCGGTGCTGTCGTGA
- a CDS encoding Lrp/AsnC family transcriptional regulator gives MSTPQRPSARGLPVDAISRSIVDQLREDGRRSYAEIGKAVGLSEAAVRQRVQKLTDAGVIRIVALTDPQQLGLTRQAMIGVTVSGDVRVVADALADIPAVDYVVMTAGTFDLLAEVVCEDDEELVELLNARIRALDGVVSTETFVYLKVHTQDGHGRSR, from the coding sequence ATGAGCACGCCGCAGCGCCCCTCCGCCCGCGGGCTCCCCGTCGACGCCATCTCCCGCTCCATCGTCGACCAGCTGCGGGAGGACGGGCGCCGGTCGTACGCCGAGATCGGCAAGGCCGTGGGGCTCAGCGAGGCGGCCGTCCGGCAGCGCGTGCAGAAGCTCACCGACGCGGGCGTGATCCGCATCGTCGCGCTCACCGACCCGCAGCAGCTCGGGCTCACTCGCCAGGCCATGATCGGCGTCACCGTGAGCGGCGACGTGCGCGTCGTCGCCGACGCCCTCGCGGACATCCCGGCGGTCGATTACGTGGTGATGACGGCGGGCACGTTCGACCTCCTCGCCGAGGTGGTCTGCGAGGACGACGAGGAGCTCGTCGAGCTGCTCAACGCCCGGATCCGCGCGCTGGACGGCGTCGTGAGCACGGAGACGTTCGTCTACCTCAAGGTCCACACGCAGGACGGGCACGGGCGCTCCCGGTGA
- a CDS encoding FHA domain-containing protein translates to MSEGSHRSSPAGPGSAGVAVVMPHAVVLLPAGAPTHVVDGLWRAVADPAVTAEALVATLPLRGSDEVVSFAVLVHEAGGPEGARIQVVLRGDAVVDVDVDVVGAAGPRRVDARRAQPFYLATLDRVRAYRAGRADAEATASTTASTTATASATASATASAGRPDGLPLVAGVVAADAVGWRVDDARSDDPAGGDARRGDATPSARRASPSPVDPALVATVLDGPADVVARSTPAGASDHDPAAGGPRHARADADPRADAAARAGSAGVPTVAMPAVPPADEEETAVRVVHAFRVLRDGVPHVDAGAPDRIPLDAPAIVGRRPRPPRVVRGLAPRLVAVPSPLGEISGTHLGIRQDSGVVVVTDLDSTNGTVVLVPGAERLALRPGESLVVVPGTRIDIGDGVVLEILSAR, encoded by the coding sequence GTGAGCGAGGGCTCCCACCGTTCCTCTCCCGCCGGCCCGGGATCGGCCGGCGTCGCGGTCGTGATGCCCCACGCCGTCGTGCTCCTGCCCGCGGGCGCCCCGACGCACGTCGTGGACGGCCTCTGGCGCGCGGTCGCGGATCCGGCCGTCACGGCGGAGGCGCTCGTCGCGACCCTGCCCCTGAGGGGCTCCGACGAGGTCGTGTCCTTCGCCGTGCTCGTGCACGAGGCCGGCGGACCGGAGGGCGCGCGCATCCAGGTGGTCCTGCGGGGCGACGCCGTCGTGGACGTGGACGTCGACGTCGTCGGGGCCGCGGGTCCCCGACGGGTCGACGCGCGGCGGGCCCAGCCCTTCTACCTCGCCACGCTCGACCGGGTGCGGGCCTACCGGGCCGGGCGGGCCGACGCCGAGGCGACCGCATCCACGACCGCATCCACGACCGCGACCGCGAGCGCGACCGCGAGCGCGACCGCATCCGCGGGCCGGCCGGACGGCCTGCCGCTCGTCGCCGGGGTCGTCGCCGCCGACGCCGTGGGCTGGCGCGTCGACGACGCCCGATCCGACGACCCGGCGGGCGGGGACGCGCGGCGGGGCGACGCCACGCCCTCCGCGCGCCGCGCATCCCCGTCGCCCGTGGACCCCGCCCTGGTCGCCACGGTCCTCGACGGGCCCGCGGACGTCGTGGCGCGCTCGACCCCCGCCGGCGCCTCGGATCACGATCCCGCGGCCGGCGGTCCCCGTCACGCGCGTGCGGACGCGGATCCGCGCGCGGATGCCGCGGCGCGCGCCGGGTCGGCCGGCGTGCCGACGGTCGCCATGCCCGCCGTGCCGCCCGCGGACGAGGAGGAGACCGCCGTGCGCGTCGTCCACGCCTTCCGCGTCCTGCGCGACGGAGTGCCGCACGTCGACGCGGGCGCCCCCGACCGGATCCCGCTCGACGCCCCCGCCATCGTCGGCCGTCGCCCCCGGCCGCCGCGCGTCGTCCGCGGCCTCGCACCGCGGCTGGTGGCCGTGCCCTCCCCGCTCGGCGAGATCTCCGGCACGCACCTCGGGATCCGGCAGGACTCCGGCGTGGTCGTCGTGACCGACCTCGACTCCACGAACGGCACGGTCGTGCTCGTCCCGGGTGCCGAGCGCCTCGCGCTCCGCCCGGGGGAGTCGCTCGTGGTCGTGCCCGGCACGCGCATCGACATCGGCGACGGCGTCGTCCTCGAGATCCTGTCCGCCCGATGA
- a CDS encoding PP2C family protein-serine/threonine phosphatase, producing MTAIGADVAETALALPDGRTLVLGWASMTDRGLRRDHNEDSVLAAVPYFAVADGMGGHAAGDVASDAVIRRLAEEQERAESGFADPEGVEPALDLAVGDIREETGDLELHAGTTVTGACLTLVSDRPYWAVFNVGDSRVYQLRGDVLEQVTVDHSVVQEMVDAGRITRAQADRHPDGNIITRAVGVGDAAEADYWLLPVTARLRLLICSDGLTKELADAEIRGHLLRADDAATAVRDLVVHALENGGRDNVTAVVVDVLRIDPPADAPEPPRRRGLRR from the coding sequence ATGACCGCAATCGGAGCGGACGTCGCCGAGACCGCCCTCGCCCTGCCCGACGGCCGCACGCTCGTGCTCGGTTGGGCGTCCATGACCGACCGCGGCCTCCGTCGCGACCACAACGAGGACAGCGTGCTCGCGGCCGTCCCGTACTTCGCCGTGGCGGACGGCATGGGCGGGCACGCCGCCGGCGACGTGGCCAGCGACGCCGTCATCCGCCGCCTCGCCGAGGAGCAGGAGCGCGCGGAGTCCGGGTTCGCGGATCCCGAGGGCGTGGAGCCCGCGCTCGACCTCGCGGTCGGCGACATCCGGGAGGAGACCGGGGACCTCGAGCTGCACGCGGGCACGACCGTCACGGGCGCGTGCCTCACCCTGGTGTCCGACCGCCCGTACTGGGCCGTCTTCAACGTGGGCGACTCGCGGGTCTACCAGCTCCGCGGCGACGTGCTCGAGCAGGTCACCGTCGACCACTCCGTCGTGCAGGAGATGGTGGACGCCGGTCGCATCACGCGCGCCCAGGCCGACCGGCACCCGGACGGCAACATCATCACGCGGGCCGTCGGCGTGGGCGACGCGGCCGAGGCCGACTACTGGCTGCTGCCCGTCACGGCGCGGCTGCGTCTCCTGATCTGCTCCGACGGGCTGACCAAGGAGCTGGCCGACGCGGAGATCCGCGGGCACCTGCTGCGCGCCGACGACGCGGCGACGGCCGTGCGCGACCTGGTCGTGCACGCGCTGGAGAACGGCGGGCGCGACAACGTGACCGCCGTCGTGGTCGACGTGCTGCGGATCGACCCGCCCGCCGACGCGCCGGAGCCGCCCCGCCGCCGCGGACTGCGCCGCTGA
- the dapD gene encoding 2,3,4,5-tetrahydropyridine-2,6-dicarboxylate N-succinyltransferase yields the protein MASPAPTPSAAPASSPATGSAWGYGLATVSSDGTVLDTWFPAPELGSLPAGRDRWIAPAWIEELAVADPRRGVTIDIVTVEIDLQTPPASTPDAYLRLHLLSHLLVAPNTLNLDGVFGHLPIVVWTNAGPVHPDDFDRLRPSLQRAGIAAHGIDKFPRLLDYVTPDRVRIADASRVRLGAHLAPGTTVMHEGFVNFNAGTLGASMVEGRITQGVVVGDGSDIGGGASIMGTLSGGGTQRVVIGERALLGANSGVGISIGDDSVVEAGLYVTAGTKVRLAGEAPGADGTVPQVKAVELSGRSGILFRRNSLTGAVEAVPRRGGGSILNDALHA from the coding sequence ATGGCCTCCCCCGCTCCGACCCCGTCCGCCGCGCCCGCCTCCTCTCCCGCCACCGGATCCGCCTGGGGCTACGGCCTCGCGACCGTCTCCTCCGACGGCACCGTGCTCGACACCTGGTTCCCCGCGCCCGAGCTCGGATCCCTGCCCGCCGGCCGCGACCGCTGGATCGCGCCGGCCTGGATCGAGGAGCTCGCGGTCGCCGACCCGCGCCGCGGCGTCACGATCGACATCGTCACGGTCGAGATCGACCTGCAGACCCCGCCCGCGTCGACGCCCGACGCCTACCTGCGGCTGCACCTGCTCAGCCACCTGCTCGTGGCGCCGAACACGCTGAACCTCGACGGCGTCTTCGGGCACCTCCCCATCGTCGTGTGGACCAACGCCGGCCCCGTGCACCCCGACGACTTCGACCGGCTGCGGCCGTCGCTCCAGCGGGCCGGGATCGCCGCGCACGGCATCGACAAGTTCCCGCGCCTGCTCGACTACGTCACGCCCGACCGCGTGCGCATCGCCGACGCCTCGCGCGTGCGGCTCGGCGCGCACCTCGCGCCCGGCACCACCGTGATGCACGAGGGCTTCGTCAACTTCAACGCCGGCACGCTCGGCGCATCCATGGTCGAGGGCCGGATCACGCAGGGCGTCGTCGTCGGCGACGGCTCGGACATCGGCGGCGGCGCGTCCATCATGGGCACGCTCTCGGGCGGCGGCACGCAGCGGGTCGTCATCGGCGAGCGCGCGCTCCTGGGGGCGAACTCGGGCGTCGGCATCTCGATCGGCGACGACAGCGTCGTGGAGGCGGGCCTCTACGTGACGGCCGGCACCAAGGTCCGGCTCGCGGGCGAGGCGCCGGGCGCGGACGGCACCGTGCCGCAGGTCAAGGCCGTCGAGCTCTCCGGCCGCTCCGGGATCCTGTTCCGCCGCAACTCGCTGACGGGCGCCGTCGAGGCGGTCCCGCGCCGCGGCGGCGGTTCGATCCTCAACGACGCGCTGCACGCGTAA
- the dapE gene encoding succinyl-diaminopimelate desuccinylase, producing the protein MPTDAPPVPELDLTAGSVEVTRAICDIESVSGDEATLADAIERALADCAHLQLERDGDAVVARTHLGRDRRVVIAGHIDTVPLNRNLPTRTEHEDGVEYLWGRGTVDMKAGVAVQLVLAAELADPAYDITWIWYDHEEVSDSLNGLGRLARTRPELLEGDFAILGEPTRAEIEGGCNGNLRVEVRAFGKRSHSARSWVGENAIHRIAPVLDTLAAYEAREVEVDGLVYREGLNAVGVSGGIAGNVIPDEAMVHVNYRFAPSRSGAEAVEHVTSLFPGFEVTVVDLAEGARPGLDAEIAQPFLAAVGGEARPKYGWTDVARFSALGVPAVNYGPGDPLLAHHDDERVDVAQITSCERGLRAWLTAR; encoded by the coding sequence ATGCCGACCGACGCGCCTCCCGTGCCCGAGCTCGACCTCACCGCGGGGAGCGTGGAGGTCACCCGCGCCATCTGCGACATCGAGTCCGTGTCGGGCGACGAGGCGACGCTCGCGGACGCCATCGAGCGGGCGCTCGCCGACTGCGCGCACCTCCAGCTGGAGCGCGACGGCGACGCGGTCGTCGCCCGAACGCACCTCGGCCGCGACCGTCGCGTCGTCATCGCCGGCCACATCGACACGGTGCCGCTCAACCGCAACCTGCCCACGCGCACCGAGCACGAGGACGGCGTCGAGTACCTCTGGGGACGCGGCACGGTCGACATGAAGGCGGGCGTCGCCGTGCAGCTCGTGCTGGCCGCCGAGCTCGCGGATCCCGCCTACGACATCACCTGGATCTGGTACGACCACGAGGAGGTCTCCGACAGCCTCAACGGACTCGGCCGCCTCGCCCGCACCCGGCCGGAGCTCCTCGAGGGCGACTTCGCGATCCTCGGCGAGCCGACCCGCGCGGAGATCGAGGGCGGCTGCAACGGCAACCTGCGCGTCGAGGTCCGCGCGTTCGGGAAGCGCTCACACTCGGCCCGCTCCTGGGTGGGCGAGAACGCCATCCACCGCATCGCCCCCGTGCTCGACACCCTGGCCGCGTACGAGGCGCGCGAGGTCGAGGTCGACGGCCTCGTGTACCGCGAGGGCCTCAACGCCGTCGGCGTGTCCGGCGGCATCGCGGGCAACGTCATCCCCGACGAGGCCATGGTGCACGTGAACTACCGCTTCGCCCCCAGCCGATCCGGTGCCGAGGCCGTGGAGCACGTCACGAGCCTGTTCCCGGGCTTCGAGGTCACGGTCGTCGACCTCGCGGAGGGAGCCCGCCCGGGCCTCGACGCCGAGATCGCGCAGCCCTTCCTCGCGGCCGTCGGCGGGGAGGCGCGCCCCAAATACGGCTGGACCGACGTCGCCCGCTTCAGCGCGCTGGGCGTCCCCGCCGTGAACTACGGCCCCGGGGATCCCCTCCTCGCCCACCACGACGACGAGCGCGTCGACGTGGCCCAGATCACGTCGTGCGAGCGCGGCCTCCGGGCGTGGCTGACGGCGCGCTGA
- a CDS encoding DUF3117 domain-containing protein yields MAAMKPRTGDGPMEAVKEGRLIIVRVPLEGGGRLVVSVNDAEAKELHDALAAVTSAS; encoded by the coding sequence ATGGCAGCCATGAAGCCCAGGACCGGCGACGGACCGATGGAGGCCGTGAAGGAGGGCAGGCTCATCATCGTGCGCGTGCCCTTGGAGGGAGGCGGACGACTCGTCGTCTCCGTCAACGACGCCGAAGCGAAGGAGCTTCACGACGCCCTCGCCGCGGTGACCAGCGCGAGCTAG
- a CDS encoding O-methyltransferase yields the protein MSDQETGWKFAEDVVVEDEHIALARQHSRELGIEAVSPAVGAQLSLLAAATRATSVIEIGTGAGVSGLCIFRGAPRAVLTSIDVEFDHQQAAREILADAEVPANRVRLITGRALDVLPRMSDASYDLVLVDADPAQVIEYVEHGLRLARTGGLVLVPHALWRGRVQNPAARDAQTAAFRTLVQETAGSGAVVASLSPAGDGLLQIAKTGR from the coding sequence GTGTCCGACCAGGAGACCGGGTGGAAGTTCGCCGAGGACGTCGTCGTGGAGGACGAGCACATCGCCCTGGCGCGCCAGCACTCCCGCGAGCTCGGCATCGAGGCCGTCTCCCCCGCCGTCGGCGCGCAGCTCTCGCTCCTCGCCGCGGCCACGCGCGCGACCAGCGTCATCGAGATCGGCACGGGCGCCGGCGTCTCGGGCCTCTGCATCTTCCGGGGAGCGCCGCGCGCGGTGCTCACCAGCATCGACGTGGAGTTCGACCACCAGCAGGCCGCCCGCGAGATCCTCGCCGACGCCGAGGTGCCCGCCAACCGCGTGCGCCTCATCACGGGCCGCGCGCTCGACGTGCTGCCGCGCATGAGCGACGCGAGCTACGACCTCGTGCTCGTGGACGCGGATCCCGCCCAGGTCATCGAGTACGTGGAGCACGGGCTGCGCCTGGCCCGCACGGGCGGACTGGTGCTCGTGCCGCACGCCCTCTGGCGCGGCCGCGTGCAGAACCCGGCGGCGCGCGACGCGCAGACGGCCGCGTTCCGCACGCTGGTGCAGGAGACCGCGGGCTCCGGCGCGGTCGTCGCGTCGCTCTCGCCCGCCGGGGACGGCCTGCTGCAGATCGCCAAGACCGGGCGCTGA
- a CDS encoding translocase, whose product MFGLTFEKLMLIGIIAVFLLGPERLPVYTQKLADLVKAARRMATGARERMRDELGPEFDEVDWKKLDPRQYDPRRIIKEALFEDEPVVTKPRVPVETTIARRQRLEREAAAASAQPAPFDAEAT is encoded by the coding sequence ATGTTCGGCCTGACGTTCGAGAAGCTGATGCTCATCGGCATCATCGCCGTGTTCCTGCTCGGCCCCGAGCGGCTGCCGGTCTACACCCAGAAGCTCGCGGACCTGGTGAAGGCCGCGCGGCGCATGGCCACCGGCGCCCGGGAGCGCATGCGCGACGAGCTGGGGCCGGAGTTCGACGAGGTCGACTGGAAGAAGCTCGACCCGCGCCAGTACGACCCGCGCCGCATCATCAAGGAGGCGCTGTTCGAGGACGAGCCCGTGGTCACGAAGCCGCGCGTGCCGGTCGAGACCACCATCGCCCGGAGGCAGCGGCTGGAGCGCGAGGCGGCCGCCGCGTCGGCGCAGCCCGCCCCCTTCGACGCCGAGGCCACCTGA
- a CDS encoding LysR family transcriptional regulator — translation MDIRRLELLRELADRGSVGAVARAAGRTPSAVSQQLKVLEREAGVPLTERSGRGVILTDAGRALARTATDIAVAVARAEALWEDFRHQPSGEVTLATFPTAAQMLLPGLLDRVAGIPDLTLRASDRDPTSAAFADLTADFDVVIAHSLAGAGTWRGLGLVIVPLMVEPLDVAMPADHRLAGRASVSPADLSGEPWIGVPQGLPFDRILLDIEQAVGAPARVVQRFSDTRITESLVASGHGIALLPRYTAGEHDGVVVKRLSGVASKRHLHVLLRPDRAERPSVRAVVDALREEARAVDARFSGNG, via the coding sequence ATGGACATCCGCCGCCTCGAGCTCCTCCGCGAGCTCGCCGACCGCGGCAGCGTGGGCGCCGTCGCCCGCGCCGCCGGCCGCACACCGTCCGCGGTCTCGCAGCAGCTCAAGGTGCTCGAGCGCGAAGCCGGCGTGCCGCTCACCGAGCGCTCGGGCCGGGGCGTGATCCTCACCGACGCGGGCCGCGCGCTCGCCCGCACGGCGACCGACATCGCCGTCGCCGTGGCCCGCGCCGAGGCGCTGTGGGAGGACTTCCGGCATCAGCCCTCCGGCGAGGTCACGCTGGCCACGTTCCCCACCGCGGCGCAGATGCTGCTGCCCGGCCTCCTCGACCGCGTCGCCGGGATCCCCGACCTCACGCTGCGCGCGAGCGACCGGGATCCGACCTCCGCCGCCTTCGCGGACCTGACGGCCGACTTCGACGTCGTCATCGCCCACTCGCTCGCCGGCGCGGGCACCTGGCGCGGGCTCGGCCTCGTGATCGTGCCGCTCATGGTGGAGCCGCTCGACGTCGCCATGCCCGCGGACCACCGCCTCGCCGGCCGGGCCTCGGTGAGCCCCGCGGACCTCAGCGGCGAACCCTGGATCGGGGTGCCGCAGGGGCTGCCCTTCGACCGGATCCTCCTCGACATCGAGCAGGCCGTGGGCGCGCCGGCGCGCGTGGTGCAGCGGTTCAGCGACACGCGCATCACGGAGTCGCTCGTGGCCTCCGGGCACGGGATCGCGCTCTTGCCCCGGTACACCGCCGGCGAGCACGACGGCGTCGTGGTCAAGCGGCTGTCGGGCGTCGCGTCGAAGCGGCACCTGCACGTGCTGCTGCGGCCCGATCGCGCCGAGCGTCCGTCGGTGCGGGCCGTGGTGGACGCGCTCCGCGAGGAGGCGAGGGCCGTGGACGCGCGCTTCAGCGGGAACGGCTAG
- a CDS encoding Mrp/NBP35 family ATP-binding protein, giving the protein MAAEAPGAEALTTEAIRRALARVVDPEIRRPITELDMVSDVRIQDGGVAHVDIALTIVGCPAATSIERDVRETVEAVPGVARLELTVGVMSPERRRALTERLRGPAAQRGIPFGPDSLTRVYAVTSGKGGVGKSTLTANLAVALAAKGLAVGLVDADVHGFSIPGILGLVGADGRTAQPTRVGDMILPPVAHGVKVISIGMFLDPDATGGTAVSWRGPMLHRTIQQFLTDVFFGDLDVLLLDLPPGTGDVAITVGQLLPNAEVLVVTTPQPAAADVAERSGLVARQTGQRVAGVVENMAGFVQPDGSVLELFGAGGGAEVARRLSAGQDEAVPLLASVPLSMSLREGGDAGAPLVLAEPTDPAAVQILRVADHLASRGRGLAGRRLGLSVS; this is encoded by the coding sequence ATGGCCGCTGAGGCCCCCGGCGCGGAGGCGCTGACGACCGAGGCGATCCGGCGGGCGCTGGCCCGCGTGGTGGATCCCGAGATCCGCCGCCCCATCACCGAGCTCGACATGGTCTCCGACGTGCGGATCCAGGACGGCGGCGTGGCCCACGTGGACATCGCGTTGACGATCGTCGGCTGCCCGGCCGCGACGTCGATCGAGCGCGACGTGCGCGAGACCGTCGAGGCCGTCCCCGGCGTCGCGCGGCTCGAGCTCACGGTCGGCGTGATGAGCCCCGAGCGGCGCCGCGCGCTCACCGAGCGGCTGCGGGGTCCCGCCGCCCAGCGGGGGATCCCCTTCGGCCCGGACAGCCTCACGCGCGTCTACGCCGTCACGAGCGGCAAGGGCGGCGTCGGCAAGTCCACGCTCACGGCCAACCTCGCGGTCGCGCTCGCGGCGAAGGGCCTCGCGGTGGGTCTCGTCGACGCGGACGTGCACGGCTTCTCCATCCCGGGGATCCTCGGCCTGGTGGGCGCCGACGGCCGCACCGCGCAGCCCACGCGCGTCGGCGACATGATCCTGCCGCCCGTCGCGCACGGCGTGAAGGTCATCTCCATCGGCATGTTCCTCGACCCCGACGCCACCGGCGGCACCGCCGTCTCCTGGCGCGGGCCCATGCTGCACCGCACCATCCAGCAGTTCCTCACCGACGTCTTCTTCGGCGACCTCGACGTGCTGCTGCTCGACCTGCCGCCCGGCACGGGCGACGTCGCGATCACGGTGGGCCAGCTCCTCCCCAACGCGGAGGTGCTCGTCGTCACGACGCCGCAGCCCGCCGCGGCCGACGTGGCCGAGCGCAGCGGCCTGGTCGCGCGGCAGACGGGCCAGCGCGTCGCCGGCGTGGTCGAGAACATGGCGGGGTTCGTCCAGCCCGACGGATCCGTGCTGGAGCTCTTCGGCGCGGGCGGCGGCGCGGAGGTCGCGCGCCGGCTGTCCGCGGGGCAGGACGAGGCCGTGCCGCTCCTCGCGAGCGTGCCGCTCAGCATGTCGCTCCGCGAGGGCGGCGACGCCGGTGCGCCGCTGGTGCTGGCGGAGCCCACGGATCCCGCCGCGGTGCAGATCCTCCGCGTCGCGGACCACCTGGCCTCGCGCGGCCGGGGTCTCGCGGGCCGGCGGCTGGGGCTGTCCGTCTCCTAG
- a CDS encoding DUF1003 domain-containing protein: MARQSNRDVRLDAPKGLRTTVLPMRNRASRDRFGRFTESIARGMGTPWFLVGLTAFCVAWIGYNTYGPESARFDSAALGFTALTLILSLQASYAAPLILLAQNRQDDRDRVQIEQDRQRAERNVADVEYLAREVVSLRLQMKDVASKDFIRAELRQLLEELDRRDDPEADDVEGAGSRRTHGR; the protein is encoded by the coding sequence GTGGCACGGCAGAGTAACCGCGACGTCCGACTGGACGCCCCCAAGGGCCTCCGCACGACCGTCCTCCCGATGCGCAACCGCGCGAGCCGCGACCGCTTCGGCCGCTTCACCGAGTCCATCGCCCGCGGCATGGGGACGCCGTGGTTCCTCGTGGGCCTCACGGCCTTCTGCGTCGCGTGGATCGGCTACAACACCTACGGGCCGGAGTCCGCGCGCTTCGACTCCGCGGCGCTCGGCTTCACCGCGCTCACCCTGATCCTGTCGCTGCAGGCCTCGTACGCGGCGCCGCTCATCCTGCTGGCGCAGAACCGCCAGGACGACCGCGACCGCGTGCAGATCGAGCAGGACCGCCAGCGCGCCGAGCGCAACGTCGCCGACGTCGAGTACCTCGCCCGCGAGGTCGTGTCGCTCCGCCTGCAGATGAAGGACGTGGCCTCGAAGGACTTCATCCGCGCCGAGCTCCGCCAGCTCCTCGAGGAGCTCGACCGCCGCGACGATCCCGAGGCGGACGACGTGGAGGGCGCGGGCAGCCGACGCACGCATGGCCGCTGA